The Clupea harengus chromosome 26, Ch_v2.0.2, whole genome shotgun sequence genome has a segment encoding these proteins:
- the palm3 gene encoding paralemmin-3 — protein MDEAEKYQQRLQAIAEKRRLQEEQERVKREMEEERVRLQQQKRKSLRDQWLMEGPPLSPDSSGPRSPLWGPQAQEMEQNLDSLQAKAERLTEEVGKLAEDGVSVVSVNDGLTQGNSEGVHILEDAGTDSTLKETVLQNGQGNGTMEVGAEDDVKATSVSPVMAEDKGPNGEVATDVPALEADAAQPSTEEQGQIQSTPEETVTMATSASLSESAAKGVVGEAVPTSNGPATKAGDGPGGGDGAVTMTFLGFSDAGKSEGEGLDDDDDGGAIMRAERVIITDEGEEVEEDPEGQTEASGAPVAEAPTDPENQEAGATEAEPQAPTEAEKDTEAEVTERKTDATEEEKSGEGGETPSEAQAAPQAAEATATEVQPQPEPREGAVVTSEVPVYSPAAPATPNATAEDESQQPETNELKEEEEGLEAPATAPAPSSTPETVPSSPSQFQDVPLDEAADSPAKPPRSEPQAEQEPLLAPKTAPQTDTSAPRRGGEGGDAPKRKTCQCCSVM, from the exons atggatgaggcagagaagtACCAGCAGCGGCTGCAAGCCATCGCG GAGAAGCGCcggctgcaggaggagcaggagcgagtcaagagagaaatggaggaggagagagtccgACTGCAGCAGCAAAAg AGGAAGTCTCTGAGAGACCAGTGGTTGATGGAGGGTCCCCCCTTGTCTCCTGACAGCTCAGGTCCTCGCTCCCCTCTGTGGGGACCCCAAGCTCAGGAGATGGAGCAGAACCTCGACAG tTTGCAGGCCAAGGCCGAGCGGTTGACGGAAGAGGTGGGGAAGCTAGCAGAGGACGGCGTGTCTGTGGTGTCGGTGAATGACGGACTGACACAGGGCAATAGTGAG GGCGTCCACATCCTGGAGGACGCTGGGACAG ACTCGACCCTTAAGGAAACCGTTTTGCAGAATGGACAAGGAAATGGAACAA TGGAGGTGGGAGCTGAGGACGACGTGAAGGCTACCTCGGTTTCCCCGGTGATGGCTGAAGACAAGGGTCCTAATGGCGAGGTGGCCACAGACGTGCCTGCTCTTGAGGCAGACGCCGCGCAGCCGTCTACCGAGGAACAGGGGCAGATCCAGAGCACTCCAGAAGAAACTGTCACTATGGCAACGTCAGCGTCGCTCTCTGAGTCAGCAGCGAAAGGGGTGGTAGGGGAGGCAGTGCCTACTTCTAATGGACCAGCTACCAAAGCAGGTGACGGGCCTGGTGGTGGCGATGGTGCCGTCACCATGACGTTCCTGGGCTTCAGTGATGCggggaagagtgagggtgagggatTGGACGATGACGATGACGGGGGGGCCATcatgagagcagagagagtgatcATCACGgacgagggagaggaggtggaggaagatcCCGAGGGCCAGACAGAAGCTTCTGGAGCCCCCGTGGCTGAGGCCCCCACTGACCCAGAGAACCAGGAGGCAGGGGCCACAGAGGCTGAACCCCAGGCCCCCactgaggcagagaaagacacagaggcgGAGGTCACGGAGCGGAAGACTGAcgcaacagaggaagagaagagcggGGAGGGTGGAGAGACGCCCAGTGAAGCACAAGCAGCGCCTCAGGCTGCAGAGGCCACAGCTACTGAGGTGCAACCCCAACCTGAGCCCAGAGAGGGCGCTGTTGTGACCTCAGAGGTGCCCGTGTACTCCCCAGCTGCACCGGCCACACCCAACGCCACGGCTGAGGACGAGAGCCAGCAGCCAGAGACCAAcgagctgaaggaggaggaggagggcctgGAGGCTCCAGCCACCGCTCCCGCCCCTTCCTCCACCCCTGAGACCGTCCCCAGCTCCCCAAGCCAGTTTCAGGACGTGCCCCTGGACGAAGCGGCGGACTCCCCCGCCAAACCCCCGCGTTCAGAGCCGCAGGCGGAGCAGGAACCCCTGCTGGCCCCCAAAACGGCTCCGCAGACGGACACTTCCGCTCCACGGCgagggggcgaggggggggaCGCCCCCAAACGGAAAACTTGCCAGTGCTGCTCCGTCATGTGA
- the misp3 gene encoding mitotic interactor and substrate of PLK1, whose translation MMEIWLKGSGVAEEPSAETESESLDPPDSPVFLSDIGEDAEDLSVDSQPVDFSSAREQWVRRDSSSCKPPTPCGSRKSSVSWAPDLLTFQVTQTSEQSQAEEAFSAPGAIPACVQQGEEGVRNPSVLKEKQEGQQVFEETPPIDTVARKSTNLVAESSAASPIVLKEPLTEPGAGREGVGEGEGEVEREREGEAERESGQTSRDRNQRAASIHTGQTEEEESQAEGEANQWSETAQLKTEANAAAQLKTGKMEADPYDDNQSDSGVSADFSPISTGEISTPTPISDSPEPGKPPPNETPIEREIRLAAEREQSLRQARGLSSTDRGQEFVDLPVRRPILSQALPSQSGKDKSKERQFAGKKMQHEISQESQREQDLVQLGRVSGVYEKGTVRQLRERKHLFEAFQQPVEPPATSPPQSQRRTSSVSASDLYTLGVQGDESSVSSICGSSRRHSLDLLSQFQSPTPQAPQGGHLTHQPPPACGPGLSEGTSYQVIILEAPQVPQTPPSVPDRPLHPSPGSESLTEAQPVTVVDSGTALASSSLPLAKTVAFEQEEEEEEEVNSVMVRENPFFKLRSSMSLRPEVELDIRQAQERERDLRRQRSSLYQGPAGGGEGSTPSPTPAQNGLLVPQHQTRSTTSSAQHSFGTSNLTRPRPQTDPAQREQTEARKSPPCAVRTPRQKTPLVQRWESGMVNGHRDEEEE comes from the exons ATGATGGAGATCTGGCTGAAG GGTTCAGGGGTGGCAGAGGAGCCCTCAGCTGAGACTGAATCTGAGTCACTAGACCCGCCCGACTCCCCAGTCTTCCTGTCGGACATCGGAGAGGATGCAGAGGACCTGAGTGTGGACAGCCAGCCGGTGGACTTCAGCTCCGCCCGGGAACAGTGGGTCAGGAGGGACAGCTCCAGCTGTAAGCCCCCGACACCTTGCGGCTCCAGGAAATCGTCTGTGAGTTGGGCCCCAGACCTGCTCACTTTTCAGGTCACGCAGACCTCCGAGCAGTCCCAAGCTGAGGAGGCATTTAGTGCACCGGGTGCTATACCAGCATGTGTCCAGCAGGGGGAGGAAGGGGTACGCAACCCGTCTGTGCTCAAGGAAAAGCAGGAAGGGCAACAGGTGTTTGAGGAGACTCCTCCCATAGATACCGTTGCCAGGAAGTCTACCAATCTGGTGGCAGAGAGCTCTGCTGCCAGCCCTATTGTGCTGAAAGAGCCTTTGACAGAGCCTGGAGCGGGgcgggagggagtgggagagggagagggagaggtggagagagagagagagggagaggcggagagagaaagtggacaAACAAGCAGGGACAGAAACCAGAGGGCTGCCAGCATTCACACGGGtcagacggaggaggaggaaagccaagcagagggagaggccaaccagtggtcagaaacaGCACAACTGAAAACAGAAGCTAATGCCGCTGCTCAACTGAAAACCGGCAAGATGGAGGCAGACCCATACGATGACAACCAGAGTGACAGTGGGGTCTCAGCTGACTTCTCCCCTATCAGCACGGGAGAGATCTCGACCCCAACCCCCATCTCGGACTCTCCAGAGCCTGGCAAGCCCCCTCCCAATGAGACCCCGATTGAGAGGGAGATCCGATTGGCTGCGGAGAGGGAGCAGAGCTTGCGCCAGGCCCGCGGCCTGAGCTCCACAGACCGAGGGCAGGAGTTTGTGGATCTCCCCGTGAGGAGGCCCATCCTTTCCCAGGCCCTGCCTTCCCAGTCGGGCAAAGACAAGAGCAAGGAGAGGCAGTTTGCCGGGAAGAAGATGCAGCACGAGATCAGCCAGGAGAGCCAGCGGGAGCAGGACCTGGTGCAGCTCGGCAGGGTGTCGGGCGTCTACGAGAAGGGGACGGTGCGGCAGCTCCGCGAGAGGAAGCACCTCTTCGAGGCCTTTCAGCAGCCCGTGGAGCCGCCCGCCACCAGCCCGCCCCAAAGCCAGAGGCGCACGTCGTCCGTGTCGGCGAGTGACCTCTACACCCTCGGGGTTCAGGGCGATGAGTCCTCCGTCTCGTCCATCTGCGGCTCCTCCAGGAGGCACAGCCTAGACCTGCTCTCCCAGTTCCAGAGCCCCACACCGCAGGCACCTCAGGGTGGACACCTCACCCACCAGCCACCTCCTGCCTGTGGGCCAGGTCTGTCAGAGGGCACCAGCTACCAGGTCATCATCCTGGAGGCTCCCCAGGTCCCCCAGACGCCCCCATCTGTCCCAGACCGACCCCTGCATCCCTCCCCCGGCTCAGAGTCTCTGACGGAAGCGCAGCCGGTGACGGTGGTGGACTCTGGGACCGCGCTGGCCTCGTCTTCACTGCCCCTTGCGAAGACCGTGGCGTTtgagcaagaggaagaggaagaggaagaggtcaACTCCGTCATGGTGAGGGAAAACCCCTTCTTCAAGCTGCGCTCCTCCATGTCCCTGAGGCCAGAGGTGGAGCTGGACATCCGGCAGgcccaggagagggagagggacctgCGTAGGCAGAGGAGCAGCCTGTACCAGGGGCCCgcggggggaggagaggggagcacaCCCAGCCCAACGCCAGCACAAAATGGCCTGCTGGTACCACAACATCAGACCCGCTCAACTACATCATCAG CCCAGCATTCGTTTGGGACGTCCAACCTCACTCGACCCCGACCCCAAACAGACCCAGctcagagagagcagacagag GCTCGTAAAAGTCCACCCTGTGCTGTCAGGACCCCTCGGCAGAAGACTCCACTCGTGCAGCGCTGGGAGTCTGGGATGGTGAATGGCCACCGGGACGAAGAGGAGGAATGA
- the LOC116219904 gene encoding uncharacterized protein LOC116219904 isoform X2 has protein sequence MVFYEHHIFMILLLITCTYSFGMADGSDPRPVSGPPAPPPPVPSLTQLLSVGDRLVFLCEAPDGHHGLFFELFGNKTLVDTVQHQTEECGAIFTVNRKDVTQEKPFCCLYMDARRMPSAFSTYVYAKLDEEASPLPPPVLESSSSEVQRGQMLSFNCSAPLCLRPKLFQLLRRSAGSAGSAGSPLDLLGPGAVVSSSPDPIFRVGPLDGGLYSCLYQMSLPTDLRIISSASQAVQVTVLHEPNTDEPTDWPFIVGALTAAVLFLAVVVGLSLAVHKKVREVAQEKKRREDAKFWSTVHARDHVVDLPITRLSSFFKDPGPDSGEYADPRTLSTFANLSYS, from the exons ATGGTATTTTATGAACATCACATTTTCATGATTCTCCTCCTGATAACCTGCACCTACTCCTTTG GTATGGCCGATGGATCTGACCCCAGACCTGTCAGCGGCCCTccagcccctccccctccgGTGCCTTCTCTCACGCAGCTGCTGTCCGTCGGGGACAGGCTTGTGTTCCTGTGCGAGGCTCCAGACGGACACCATGGGCTGTTCTTTGAGCTCTTTGGAAACAAAACTCTGGTGGACACAGTTCAGCACCAAACTGAGGAATGCGGTGCCATTTTTACCGTGAATCGCAAAGATGTGACCCAAGAAAAGCCTTTCTGCTGCCTTTACATGGATGCTCGGCGCATGCCCAGTGCTTTCAGCACTTACGTGTACGCTAAACTGGATG AGGAGGCCagtcctctcccccctcctgtgCTGGAGTCCTCCAGCAGTGAGGTCCAGCGTGGTCAGATGCTGTCCTTCAACTGCTCCGCACCTCTGTGCCTCCGCCCGAAGCTCTTCCAGCTGCTCAGACGGAGCGCCGGGAGCGCCGGGAGCGCCGGGAGTCCCCTCGACCTGCTGGGCCCCGGCGCCGTGGTGTCCAGCTCTCCCGACCCCATCTTCCGCGTGGGCCCGCTGGACGGGGGACTCTACTCCTGCCTCTATCAGATGAGCCTCCCAACAGACCTGAGGATCATATCCAGCGCCAGTCAAGCTGTACAAGTCACTGTTTTACATGAGCCAAACACAG ACGAGCCCACAGATTGGCCCTTCATCGTGGGGGCCCTAACGGCAGCGGTGCTCTTCCTGGCGGTAGTGGTGGGACTGAGCCTCGCTGTACACAAGAAAG TGCGCGAGGTGGcccaggagaagaagagaag GGAGGATGCTAAGTTTTGGAGTACAGTGCATGCAAGAGACCATGTAGTAG ATCTCCCTATTACGCGCCTGAGCAGCTTCTTCAAG GATCCTGGACCAGACAGTGGAGAATATGCGGATCCAAGGACCCTCTCTACATTTGCTAATCTCTCCTACAGTTGA
- the LOC116219904 gene encoding uncharacterized protein LOC116219904 isoform X1: MVFYEHHIFMILLLITCTYSFGMADGSDPRPVSGPPAPPPPVPSLTQLLSVGDRLVFLCEAPDGHHGLFFELFGNKTLVDTVQHQTEECGAIFTVNRKDVTQEKPFCCLYMDARRMPSAFSTYVYAKLDEEASPLPPPVLESSSSEVQRGQMLSFNCSAPLCLRPKLFQLLRRSAGSAGSAGSPLDLLGPGAVVSSSPDPIFRVGPLDGGLYSCLYQMSLPTDLRIISSASQAVQVTVLHEPNTADEPTDWPFIVGALTAAVLFLAVVVGLSLAVHKKVREVAQEKKRREDAKFWSTVHARDHVVDLPITRLSSFFKDPGPDSGEYADPRTLSTFANLSYS, from the exons ATGGTATTTTATGAACATCACATTTTCATGATTCTCCTCCTGATAACCTGCACCTACTCCTTTG GTATGGCCGATGGATCTGACCCCAGACCTGTCAGCGGCCCTccagcccctccccctccgGTGCCTTCTCTCACGCAGCTGCTGTCCGTCGGGGACAGGCTTGTGTTCCTGTGCGAGGCTCCAGACGGACACCATGGGCTGTTCTTTGAGCTCTTTGGAAACAAAACTCTGGTGGACACAGTTCAGCACCAAACTGAGGAATGCGGTGCCATTTTTACCGTGAATCGCAAAGATGTGACCCAAGAAAAGCCTTTCTGCTGCCTTTACATGGATGCTCGGCGCATGCCCAGTGCTTTCAGCACTTACGTGTACGCTAAACTGGATG AGGAGGCCagtcctctcccccctcctgtgCTGGAGTCCTCCAGCAGTGAGGTCCAGCGTGGTCAGATGCTGTCCTTCAACTGCTCCGCACCTCTGTGCCTCCGCCCGAAGCTCTTCCAGCTGCTCAGACGGAGCGCCGGGAGCGCCGGGAGCGCCGGGAGTCCCCTCGACCTGCTGGGCCCCGGCGCCGTGGTGTCCAGCTCTCCCGACCCCATCTTCCGCGTGGGCCCGCTGGACGGGGGACTCTACTCCTGCCTCTATCAGATGAGCCTCCCAACAGACCTGAGGATCATATCCAGCGCCAGTCAAGCTGTACAAGTCACTGTTTTACATGAGCCAAACACAG CAGACGAGCCCACAGATTGGCCCTTCATCGTGGGGGCCCTAACGGCAGCGGTGCTCTTCCTGGCGGTAGTGGTGGGACTGAGCCTCGCTGTACACAAGAAAG TGCGCGAGGTGGcccaggagaagaagagaag GGAGGATGCTAAGTTTTGGAGTACAGTGCATGCAAGAGACCATGTAGTAG ATCTCCCTATTACGCGCCTGAGCAGCTTCTTCAAG GATCCTGGACCAGACAGTGGAGAATATGCGGATCCAAGGACCCTCTCTACATTTGCTAATCTCTCCTACAGTTGA